GCTCATATTATCTACTACTTTGTAAGCTTGAAGAGTAGTTAGTTCTTGATGAGAAGACTCTGGTGAAGAATCTTGATGACAGTGTAAGCAGTTAAGATTACATCTGTTAGTAAAGTTCCAAACAATAACTATTGGAGCACCTGTTGGCTGTGGATACCTTATTCCGAAATTCGCAATTCCCTTCACCACGCTAAGTATGCATTTTTTGATAAGGGGGTCTCTCATTAGTCGTTTTCTTTTATTACCATCTACTCTAAGACTGAAGAATAAAAGACGAATTAAAGGTGTTATAGCTTTTAATGTTAGTAAGCAACTTTCACAAAGAAGACTTGATGAGCAGCCTTCAAACGCTGAAAGCAATCGCTCTTGTCCACATTTTTCACATTTATATGTCAAATACCGAGCGAGAGCTTTCCAAATAGGGTTGAAGAATAGAGTTAAAGAATGGTCACCGTCAGGCATTTTAATCATTTAGTATCCCAATCCATTCTTCGTAATTGTATATTACGGCTCATTTACCTATTTTATATATCTGTTTGACTATAACAATAGATAAATCAAATATTTCCCTAAACCTTATTAAAAAGGACGGTCAGAGATGGAGAGATTATGAAGGTTGTAATCCATACTGATTCATTGTCTAAGCATTATGGCAAGGGTGGTGAGATTAAGGCAGTAGATGAGTTAGATCTGGAAGTTTATGAGGGAGAAACTTTCGGTCTTTTAGGTCCAAATGGGGCAGGTAAGACAACGACCGTTCGCTTGTTAAACTGTATAATAAAGCCGACAAGGGGTACAGCCTCCGTGAACGGTTATGACATCCTCAAAGACGAAACAGAAGTGAAGAGAGTCACAGGCTTGCTTGCTGAATCTCCAGGATTATACGAGAAGCTTAGCGCTTATGAATTTCTGGAGTTCATGGGAGCCCTTTACGATGTTCCCAAAAATATTATGCCTGAAAGGATAGATGACCTACTAAAGCTATTCGGACTTTATGAGAGACGTGACTACCTGCTTGAAGGCTACAGCCGAGGTATGAAACAAAAGATTTTGATAGCAGCGGCTCTGATTCATGATCCTCCTATTCTTTTCTTTGACGAACCTACCTCTATGCTAGACCCCCGCGCTGCTCTAATGGTGAAGGATCTGATAAAGGGATTAGCAGACAAGGTAGGGAAGACCATCTTCATCTGTAGCCATATTCTACCAATCGTGGAGGAGTTATGTGATAGAATAGGTATAATCAACCAAGGCAAACTCATCGCTTTAGGCACTATAGATGAAATCATTAATCAGACAAAAACGAATACATTGGAAAGGGCTTTCATCGCTATAACAGGGGGAGTGGAGGAGAAGGAGCTATTGGCGTGGAGGGAGCAGAGAGGTGCTAGTGCCTAAGTGGCTTCTGATCGCAAGGAATGAATATCGCATCCGCACAAGTAGAATACGGAAGATAAGACCCTATTTCCCCTATCTGGTTATAGGGCTACTAGCGGTTTATGTGGCTTTTCTTGCTCCAGCATTCATCGCTATGTTCATCGATGACATTATCGCTTTCATACTATCCCAAGCTGCTGTAGCCATGGTACAGATAATACTATTCCTGATCTTTTTTTATTTCATTATAATTCCAATCAGCAACACGTTAAAGGAAGTACAGACCGAGCAGCAAGAAATCTTTCTTGCATCTCCTGTCAAGCCGAGCGATGTTCTGTTAGGTGAGTTTCTGGGCGTAATGCCTTTCTATACCATCGCTGCTGTGGTGATCATTGGCCTTTTCACATCTATTCTAACT
This genomic window from Candidatus Methylarchaceae archaeon HK02M2 contains:
- a CDS encoding ABC transporter ATP-binding protein → MKVVIHTDSLSKHYGKGGEIKAVDELDLEVYEGETFGLLGPNGAGKTTTVRLLNCIIKPTRGTASVNGYDILKDETEVKRVTGLLAESPGLYEKLSAYEFLEFMGALYDVPKNIMPERIDDLLKLFGLYERRDYLLEGYSRGMKQKILIAAALIHDPPILFFDEPTSMLDPRAALMVKDLIKGLADKVGKTIFICSHILPIVEELCDRIGIINQGKLIALGTIDEIINQTKTNTLERAFIAITGGVEEKELLAWREQRGASA